Part of the Candidatus Moraniibacteriota bacterium genome is shown below.
GCGGCGGGTTATTCTCTGGGTTCACCCTACAACGCGGATTTATTGAGCAATACCCGCGGTGCCGACGGCACCTGGGACATCGGCGCCTACGAGTACACCTCCGGCTCTAGTACCCCCGACACCACTTCTCCCACTTCTCCCACCGGCCTCGCCGCAAACGCCACGAGCCAATCGAGCATCACCGTCTCCTGGACCGCCTCGACCGATCCGATAGTCGCGGGACAGACCACCTCAGGTATTTCCAATTACATCGTCGAGCGCTGCCAAGGCTCCGGTTGTTCCACCTTCACCCAAGTCGGCACTCCGACCACCTCTCCCTTCGTCGACTCCGGCCTCACGCCAAACACCTTTTACAACTATCACGTCCGCGCGACCGATGCCGCCGGGAATCTCTCCGGCTGGTCCAATGTGGTCGGTGCCACCACGCAGTCGGGCGGAGTCAATTATTACATCCGTGACGGAGGCACATCCTCAACCTGTACCGACTGGACGAATGCCTGTGATTCGCTTCCGTCGACTCTGGTGCGCGGGGCAACCTACTATATCGCGGATGGGAGTTACGGCAGCTACACCTTCGACGACGACGCGAGCGGTACGACACCGATTACAATCAAGAAATGCATTGCGAGCGATCACGGGACGGGGACGGGATACAGTGCGGACTATTGCGACGGGCAGGCGGTATTTGGCGGTCTGTATTTCACTCGTCCTTATTATGTCATCGACGGCGCCACGCGAAATGAAAGTAACTGGAAGGACGCCGGGGCTTATGGCATTAGAGCGACTGAAGTTCGGGCGTCTCGGCTCGATGGAGGACATTCCCCATCAGGTGAATGCTCGGCGGATAATCTGTCGTTCAGCTATTTGCACGTCGGCAATACGGGGACTACTTATGCCACATACACCGGGTCGAGATCTTTTTATCTAGGCGGGTTTGGGGCGGTGCGCTAGCCTGCCAAAATTGGTCGATCTCTCGGGTACTTATTCAGAACACGCTGGAGTTGCAGTGCGCTGGCGGCGAAGGGCTTCTTGTTGAGAAAAGCTATTTTTACAAAGGTTGGTCCAAGGAAGCAATAAGGGGGCAAGTGCATTGCAAGGATGCGATTGTTCGATGGAATATTTTGAGGATTCATGTCACAATCCGCAAGAGGGCTATGCTTGTACTGGTGAAATTGCTGCTTGGGATGGAAATGCCAACTCAATGGATGCGTGGCAAATCTATGGTAATGTCTTCTACAAGACAGGGCAAGACACTTATCTCAATACAGACGCTGTTGTGATGATTGGAGATACGGTTGGTCCTGGGCCGGTTACTAATAATTCCGTTGCATACGACAATACTATTGCAGGAATTAAGGTTGGTTATAATTCGAGCATCCACTTAAACGGTGGCACAGGCAATGTCTGTCGCAATAATCTCTGGTATGATACCAAGACCAGTGGTTGTTCCGCGAATACTTCTAGCAATAATATCCTAGCTACTAGCAATCCGTTTGTTAATTATCCGGGTGGCGATTTGCGATTGTCCGGTACCACGGCGGCGGGTTATTCTCTGGGTTCACCCTACAACGCGGATTTATTGGGCAGCACCCGCGGTGCCGACGGCACCTGGGACATCGGCGCCTACGAGTACACCTCCGGCTCTAGTACCCCCGACACCACTTCTCCCACGTCTCCCACCGGCCTCGCCGCAAACGCCACGAGCCAATCGAGCATCACCGTCTCCTGGACCGCCTCAACCGATCCGATAGTCGCGGGACAGACCACCTCAGGTATTTCCAATTACATCGTCGAGCGCTGCCAAGGCTCCGGTTGTTCCACCTTCACCCAAGTCGGCACTCCGACCACCTCTCCCTTCGTCGACTCCGGCCTCACGCCAAACACCTTTTACAACTATCACGTCCGCGCGACCGATGCCGCCGGGAATCTCTCCGGCTGGAGCAATGTGGTCGGCGCCACCACACAAGCTCCTGATACGCAAGCGCCCACAGCTCCGAGTAATCTCCAAACCTCCGTCGTCTCATCCTCCAGCATCAACCTCGCCTGGACGGCAAGCACAGACAATGTCGCCGTCACCAATTACACCGTCGAACGCTGCTCCGGAACTTCCTGCACCACCTTCACCCAAATCGCCACTCCAACGACCAACTCCTACTCCGACGCCGGTCTTACGGGAACGACGACCTACCGCTACCGAGTCCTCGCAACCGATGCCGCCAACAACACTTCCCCCTACTCAAATATTGCTTCCGCCACGACCCCGAGACACCTCCCGTCTCCCAGTATCTCCAGGCGGGCTACAACTTTGCCGAAGGCACCGGCACCACGACCCAAGACATCTCCGGTCACAATCACACCGGTACTCTCTCCAATACCACCTGGTCGACGAGCGGCAAATACGGAAACGCTCTCGACTTTAACGGAACGAGCAGCTCTGTCGGTATTGGAAACTGGAACATTCCCGGAAGCGCCATCACCCTAAGCGCCTGGGTACGGGCGGACGACTGGAAGACGGACGATGTCCGCATCCTCTCCAAAGCAACCGACAGTACCGAACAGGGACATACCTGGATGCTCTCCGATTCCAATAGTCTCCTCCGCTTCCGCCTCAAAACCGGTGGCACAACCACAACCCTCGTTGCAACGAGCGGCACTCTCCAAACAAATGTCTGGACTCATGTCGCCGCGGTCTATGACGGAAGCACGATGACACTCTACAAAGACGGACTCGAAGTCGGAAGCCAAGCCAAAACCGGCACCATCGATCAAAACACCGCCAACATTTCAATCGGAGCAAATCCCGAAGGCTCCAACTCCTTTGACGGTACGATAGACGATGTCCGCATCTACAACAAGGCGCTCACGCAACAAGAAATCCAAACCGATATGAATACCCCGCTCACCCAAGGAGGAAGCGGAACCCAAGTTTGCAACACCGTGACGACCGCGAACTTCTCCGATGCCGCTTACAACAGTTACGGCGCGCCTTTCGATGCGTTTCAAACGAGTACGAATCTGATGAATGCACTGTGCACCAGCGCCGACACGCATACCATCACGTTCACGACCGGAGTAACGGGAGACACCGCGAGAATCGTCTACACCAAAGGCTACTGGTACGATGCAATAGGAAGCGCCTGGCGACAATACACCGGCACCTGCACGGGAGCGCTCAATGGCGAGTGGTGCCAAGGCTCCGTCTCCGCGACGATCACGGATGCCAATGTCTCCACTTCCGGGACGGGCTCACCCACCTACCTGGTCGGGATGACCTGCAGTGTGCAGGGAGGTGGGTGGAAGTGTGGGTGTAGAGATACGACGTGCGCGAATTTCTCGTGGCAGGTGCAGGGGGCGGGGATGTAGAAACGAAGATTTTGCGTCCCAATTATCTTTCCAACCTATGTTTTCTATCCGACTCTTTTCTTGGACAATCATTGCGCTTTTTCTTGCTGTGGGGGCGGGGTTCTACTGGAAACACCAAGGGCAGAATGAATCAAAAGCCGGGACGACGGTGAATGCGCCCGAAACAACAATCAATACGCTCACGACCGGACTCGTCGGGCATTGGACATTTGATGCCCTCGATATCTCCGGGACGACGGTAACGGATCGGGGAACCGGAGGAAATGACGGGACGATCACGGGAGCAGTGCCAGCCTTGGGGAAACTGGGTCAGGGATGGGGTTTGATGGGGGTGGGGATTATGTTTGCATGGGCGATGTCCTTGCATTCGAACGTACCGACCCATTTTCGCTTTCGGCATGGGTTCATCTCGCGACAGACTCGGATGTAGACGGTTCAATAATCGGAAAGATGGGTCCTACCCCGATCAGCGAGGATACGACATCTATGCTTCGACCGCTTCATGGAAAGCGAATATTCGAAACAGCGATTCCGGTTCCAATGGCATCACCGTGAATGGACTTTCCGATATCGCCGATGAAACATGGCACCATATCGCTGTGACGTATGACGGTTCCTCGAGCGCTTCGGGGGTCACTCTGTACGTCGATGGCGCGGATGATACGGGCACGACTGACATGGATACGCTTTCCGCTACCATTGTCTCGAGTGCGGATTTTTCGATGGGCACACGAAACTGCACCCCTTCGCCCATCTTTGATGTTAAGGGGGTGATCGACGATGTTCGCATCTACTCCCGCGCGCTCACCCAAGCGGAAGTCTACCAGCTCTCCACTGCCGGCGTGGCGACGGTGAACGCTCCTGTCGAAGACCCCCTCTCCCAATCCCTCCGCGGCTACTGGAAACTCGATGACGGCTCCGGCACCAATGCGACCGACAGTAGTGGAAATGCAAACACCCTCGCCATGACTGGCTCTCCCGGTTGGGTGACCGGAAACATCGGTCCCTCTGCCCTCGACTTCTCCGGAAGCGGACAATACCTCTCCGTCGCCGATCCGCAAGCGGTGTCCTCGACTTTGCCAATGGAGCCGACTTCTCCCTCACAGGCTGGTTCAATCGAGACACTTTCACCGCCGACCACACCATCGTCGCCAAGAAAACCGACCAAGCTACCAATGCCGGCTATGTCGTCTGGATAGATGCCTCTACCGATACGGTCAACTTCGAAATTTCTGATGGTACCTATACCTACGAAGCAGACTCTACCACAACATTCACATCAACCGGTTGGCATCACTTCACTGCCGTCTGGGATGATAGTCGTGGTGCCTCTGTCTATATCGACGGAGGACTCAATGGAAGCACAGAAACCTCTACCAGTAGTATAGGAGACCTCTCGAACGCCAATGCCTTCCGTATCGGAGCCGAATCCGACGCCGGAGTTCCTTTTGATGGCAAGCTCGATGATATCCGCGTCTATGGCTACGCTCTCTCTGCTGACGAAGTAAAGAAGCTCTACAATACCACGAGCCCCGCCCAACCCGTCGACACCTCCTTGGTTGGGCACTGGACGTTTGATGGTCCGGATATTCAGGGGAGTACCGCAATAGACAGGAGTAGCTTCGGGAACAATGGGACGATAACGGGAGCGGTACCGGTGAAGGGGAAATTGGGCCAGGGGATGAGTTTTGATGGGGATGGGGATTATGTGTATGCCGGGTCGGGGTCGTCGCTTGCCAATTTGAGCGCTCTCACGATTTCATTTTGGATGAATTTGGATTCGTTTGGCCAGAATAGCCAGGGAAATGTTATCAACAAAGGTTCCGATTGTTGCACGCCTTTGGAAGGATTTCTCGTGAGAGTGGACGGAATATATAATTTTGTCGTATTTGGTGTTGATTATGATGGAGCGACAGATCTTGCAATGCAGTCCCTTGATAATTCTCTGACGAGTTCAGATTTCGGTATCTGGAATCATATCGCGGTGACATGGACCGGATCATCCGCAGCGACGAGCGTCGTCATATACAAGAACGGACAAAATGTCACTCAGTCATCCGGCGACAATGGCATCGGAAGTCGGAGAGACGATTCCGGATCGGGTTTCCATATTGGAGTTGATGCAGGATGGCCCATTGCGCGTGCTTTTGATGGGAAACTCGACGATGTCCGCCTCTACAATCGTGTCCTCTCGGCAACGGAAGTAATGAATCTCTATACTCTCGGGCGGTAGGGCGATAGATGGAACGAGAAGCATAGATACCTCATTCAATCCATTCAAGCGTTCATTTGTAAAAAATAATTTTCTAGCCGTCATCCTATGCTACCCCTCAAAATATCGGTCAAGAAGAGAATGCTCCGATCAGTCTTCTTTTCGGTCACTGCCCTTTTTTTGTTCATCGGTATTTCTTCAAGCGCCGAAGCGGCAAACAAATATGTGCGCCAGGGTGCTTCTGGGAACGGGAGCGATTGGACGAACGCGTATGCGACATTGCCGAGCGATCTGACCCGCGGCGATACCTACTATATCGCGGATGGGAGTTACGGCAGCTACACCTTCGACGACAACGCCAGCGGCACAACGCCGATCACGATTAAGAAATGCACTGCGAGCGATCATGGGACGGAGACTGGGTACAGTTCGGCTTATTGCGACGGGCAGGCGGTATTTGGGTCATTTATTTTTGCGAGTGACTACTGGATTATTGATGGTGCAACGCGGAATGAAAGTAATTGGGCTGATGGTGGTGCGTACGGTTTCCGCGTATCAACGTTCTCGGCGAACACGTCATTCTCGCCGGGAGTGTGCGCATCTAATCTGACAATGCAGTATGTGAACGCAGGGGGCACGCCCACGGGAAACCCGCCGACAGGCGGCGTGGACGCAGCATTTTATATAGGCGGTTTTGATGAATATTGTCAGAATTGGACGATGTCTCACAACTATGTGCACGACACAATCACAACCTATCATATGAATGGAGTACGGGGCGGGTTGATCGAGTACAGCTATATCGTAAATGGATGGTCAAAGGAAGCGATCCGCGGTCAAATTTGTATGAGCAATTTTTCCATTCGGCATAATATCTTCAAGGATTCCTGTCAGGGGAATCCTGCTGATCCCACAGCTGGTGCTTGTACCGGGACAATTGCCCTTTTTGATGGTTACGAAAACTCGGCATGCTGGGCTAATTCGAAAATCTACGGAAATGTTTTATGGGTAACCAATAGTGCATCTATGCAAGATGCTATCATTGTTATCGGTGGATCAAACGACAATGTTCCGGGAGTGGAAATCTACAATAATACCTGGCGGGTTTTAAGGAAGGGAATCTCGCTGTCTTGGTCCGAGGTTCGGGTAGCGTATGCCGGAAACAATCTGTCATACGATACTGCCAGATCGGTTGCCTATAGTTGCTCGTCATCGTCAAATAACATTCACAGTAATATTTCTCCGTTCGTCAACTACTCAGGAGGAGATTTCCGCCTGTCTGGAGCTACGGCGGCGGGTTATTCTCTGGGTTCACCCTACAACGCGGATTTATTGAGCAATACCCGCGGTGCCGACGGCACCTGGGACATCGGCGCCTACGAGTACACCTCCGGCTCTAGTACCCCCGACACCACGTCTCCCACTTCTCCCACCGGCCTCGCCGCAAACGCCACGAGCCAATCGAGCATCACCGTCTCCTGGACCGCCTCGACCGATCCGACAGTCGCAGGACAAACCACGTCAGGTATTTCCAATTACGTCGTCGAACGCTGCCAAGGAACAGGCTGTTCCACCTTCACCCAAGTCGGCACTCCGACCACCTCTCCCTTCGTCGACTCCGGCCTCACGCCAAACACCTTTTACAACTATCACGTCCGCGCGACCGATGCCGCCGGGAATCTCTCCGGCTGGTCCAATGTGGTCGGCGCCACCACCAAGCTCCTGATACGCAAGCGCCCACAGCTCCGAGTAATCTCCAAACCTCCGTCGTCTCATCCTCCAGCATCAACCTCGCCTGGACGGCAAGCACAGACAATGTCGCCGTCACCAATTACACCGTCGAACGCTGCTCCGGAACTTCCTGCACCACCTTCACCCAAATCGCCACTCCAACGACCAACTCCTACTCCGACGCCGGTCTTACGGGAACGACGACCTACCGTTACCGAGTCCTCGCAACCGACGCCGCCAACAACCTCTCCCCCTATTCGAATATTGCTTCCGCGACCACGCCCGTTGCGCCTCCCGTCTCCCAGTATCTCCAGGCGGGCTACAACTTTGCCGAAGGTACCGGCACCACCACCCAAGACATCTCCGGTCACAACCACGCCGGTACTCTCTCCAATACAACTTGGTCGACGAGCGGCAAATACGGAAACGCTCTCGACTTTAACGGAACGAGCAGCTCTGTCGGTATTGGAAACTGGAACATTCCCGGAAGCGCCATCACCCTAAGCGCCTGGGTACGGGCGGACGACTGGAAGACGGACGATGTCCGCATCCTCTCCAAAGCAACCGACAGTACCGAACAGGGTCATACCTGGATGCTCTCCGATTCCAATAGTCTCCTCCGCTTCCGCCTCAAAACCGGTGGCACAACCACAACCCCTCGTTGCAACGAGCGGCACTCTCAAACAAATGTCGGACTCCATGTCGCCGCGGTCTATGACGGAAGCACGATGACACTCTACAAAGACGGACTCGAAGTCGGAAGCCAAGCCAAAACCGGCACCATCGATCAAAACACCGCCAACATTTCAATCGGAGCAAATCCCGAAGGCTCCAACTCCTTTGACGGTACGATAGACGATGTCCGCATCTACAACAAGGCGCTCACGCAATCAGAAATCCAAACCGATATGAATACGGCGCTTACTTCGGGAGGAGGCGGTACGGTCGCCTGCAACACGGTGACGACCGCGAACT
Proteins encoded:
- a CDS encoding fibronectin type III domain-containing protein, with the translated sequence MQDAIIVIGGSNDNVPGVEIYNNTLAGFKEGNLAVLVRGSGSVCRNNLSYDTARSVAYSCSSSSNNIHSNISPFVNYSGGDFRLSGATAAGYSLGSPYNADLLSNTRGADGTWDIGAYEYTSGSSTPDTTSPTSPTGLAANATSQSSITVSWTASTDPIVAGQTTSGISNYIVERCQGSGCSTFTQVGTPTTSPFVDSGLTPNTFYNYHVRATDAAGNLSGWSNVVGATTQSGGVNYYIRDGGTSSTCTDWTNACDSLPSTLVRGATYYIADGSYGSYTFDDDASGTTPITIKKCIASDHGTGTGYSADYCDGQAVFGGLYFTRPYYVIDGATRNESNWKDAGAYGIRATEVRASRLDGGHSPSGECSADNLSFSYLHVGNTGTTYATYTGSRSFYLGGFGAVR
- a CDS encoding fibronectin type III domain-containing protein, whose translation is MEYFEDSCHNPQEGYACTGEIAAWDGNANSMDAWQIYGNVFYKTGQDTYLNTDAVVMIGDTVGPGPVTNNSVAYDNTIAGIKVGYNSSIHLNGGTGNVCRNNLWYDTKTSGCSANTSSNNILATSNPFVNYPGGDLRLSGTTAAGYSLGSPYNADLLGSTRGADGTWDIGAYEYTSGSSTPDTTSPTSPTGLAANATSQSSITVSWTASTDPIVAGQTTSGISNYIVERCQGSGCSTFTQVGTPTTSPFVDSGLTPNTFYNYHVRATDAAGNLSGWSNVVGATTQAPDTQAPTAPSNLQTSVVSSSSINLAWTASTDNVAVTNYTVERCSGTSCTTFTQIATPTTNSYSDAGLTGTTTYRYRVLATDAANNTSPYSNIASATTPRHLPSPSISRRATTLPKAPAPRPKTSPVTITPVLSPIPPGRRAANTETLSTLTERAALSVLETGTFPEAPSP
- a CDS encoding LamG domain-containing protein, with translation MLSDSNSLLRFRLKTGGTTTTLVATSGTLQTNVWTHVAAVYDGSTMTLYKDGLEVGSQAKTGTIDQNTANISIGANPEGSNSFDGTIDDVRIYNKALTQQEIQTDMNTPLTQGGSGTQVCNTVTTANFSDAAYNSYGAPFDAFQTSTNLMNALCTSADTHTITFTTGVTGDTARIVYTKGYWYDAIGSAWRQYTGTCTGALNGEWCQGSVSATITDANVSTSGTGSPTYLVGMTCSVQGGGWKCGCRDTTCANFSWQVQGAGM
- a CDS encoding LamG domain-containing protein; this translates as MGDRKHRSLCPRLLRKRTIPLRRRSASGVLDFANGADFSLTGWFNRDTFTADHTIVAKKTDQATNAGYVVWIDASTDTVNFEISDGTYTYEADSTTTFTSTGWHHFTAVWDDSRGASVYIDGGLNGSTETSTSSIGDLSNANAFRIGAESDAGVPFDGKLDDIRVYGYALSADEVKKLYNTTSPAQPVDTSLVGHWTFDGPDIQGSTAIDRSSFGNNGTITGAVPVKGKLGQGMSFDGDGDYVYAGSGSSLANLSALTISFWMNLDSFGQNSQGNVINKGSDCCTPLEGFLVRVDGIYNFVVFGVDYDGATDLAMQSLDNSLTSSDFGIWNHIAVTWTGSSAATSVVIYKNGQNVTQSSGDNGIGSRRDDSGSGFHIGVDAGWPIARAFDGKLDDVRLYNRVLSATEVMNLYTLGR
- a CDS encoding LamG domain-containing protein, encoding MASATTPVAPPVSQYLQAGYNFAEGTGTTTQDISGHNHAGTLSNTTWSTSGKYGNALDFNGTSSSVGIGNWNIPGSAITLSAWVRADDWKTDDVRILSKATDSTEQGHTWMLSDSNSLLRFRLKTGGTTTTPRCNERHSQTNVGLHVAAVYDGSTMTLYKDGLEVGSQAKTGTIDQNTANISIGANPEGSNSFDGTIDDVRIYNKALTQSEIQTDMNTALTSGGGGTVACNTVTTANFSDAAYNSYGAPFDPFTSNTPLVNATCNSADTDTITHDRHNRRHDPHRLHQRLPVRCNRKRLATIFRHLHGSAQRRVVPRLRVSATITDANVSTSGTGSPTYLVGMTCSVQGGGWKCGCRDTSCTNFSWQIQGRDSESSKLKVKIQVEGIAYGRFR